One Phalacrocorax aristotelis chromosome Z, bGulAri2.1, whole genome shotgun sequence DNA window includes the following coding sequences:
- the LOC142050035 gene encoding C-type lectin domain family 4 member G-like, giving the protein MAQSVVYADLKFATAPPQSAAACPAAPSEDDSPYENLPLGPVPAEPSPGRWPRHWRVPVGLLTASLLLLLVVAVALGACYWQVTRSLRDASQEHAAEQGRLSQEVSARERSLEQTRLELSWARAELQRAWQEGNSSRLELGSLEAELRRVTDILGKTEKEMQEVQGKLNSSESTVSSLRACVNTDCCPLGWVLYRGKCLFISVEKKSWYESRDDCRSKSAQLLVQGNWPSWTVPYFVQGFRASYWVGGTSQSHGKSDGLFDNWSKGFTYGCAKTAYGIVSITYCSQSFPWICEKPPDLSSLSKTSFPLPANSEM; this is encoded by the exons ATGGCCCAGAGCGTGGTCTACGCCGACCTGAAGTTTGCCACGGCCCCTCCACAGTCTGCCGCCGcctgccccgcagcccccagtGAGGACGACAGCCCCTACGAGAACCTGCCGCTGGGGCCAGTGCcggcagagcccagcccag GGCGCTGGCCCCGGCATTGGCGTGTCCCCGTGGGGCTGCTGacagccagcctgctgctgctgctggtggtcgCTGTGGCCCTGGGGGCTTGCT ACTGGCAGGTCACCCGCAGCCTGCGGGACGCCTCCCAGGAGCATGCGGCCGAGCAGGGCCGCCTCTCGCAGGAGGTGAGCGCGCGGGAGCGGAGCCTGGAGCAGACGCGGCTGGAGCTGTCGTGGGCCAGAGCGGAGCTGCAGCGAGCGTGGCAGGAGGGCAACAGCAGCCGCCTGGAGCTGGGGAGCCTGGAGGCTGAGCTAAGGCGCGTCACGGACATCCTGGGGAAGACAGAGAAGGAGATGCAGGAGGTGCAGGGGAAGCTCAACAGCAGCGAGAGCACTGTGAGCAGCCTGCGCGCCTGCGTGAATACAG ATTGCTGCCCCTTGGGCTGGGTGCTCTACAGGGGCAAGTGCCTCTTCATCTCGGTGGAGAAGAAGAGCTGGTACGAGAGCCGCGATGACTGCCGAAGCaaatctgctcagctgctggtCCAAGGCAACTGGCCGTCATGGACCGTGCCG TATTTTGTGCAGGGGTTTCGTGCCTCATACTGGGTTGGAGGGACATCTCAAAGTCATGGTAAATCTGATGGGCTGTTCGACAACTGGTCTAAAGG TTTCACCTATGGCTGTGCAAAAACAGCCTATGGGATCGTAAGCATCACCTACTGCTCACAGTCTTTTCCATGGATCTGTGAGAAGCCCCCAGATCTGAGCAGCCTATCCAAGacctcctttcctctcccagcCAACAGTGAAATGTGA
- the LOC142050069 gene encoding C-type lectin domain family 4 member G-like isoform X1: protein MAQSVVYADLKFATAPPQSAAACPAAPSEDDSPYENLPLGPVPAEPSPGRWPRHWRVPVGLLTASLLLLLVVAVALGACYWQVTRSLRDASQEHAAEQGRLSQEVSARERSLEQTRLELSWARAELQRAWQEGNSSRLELGSLEAELRRVTDILGKTEKEMQEVQGKLNSSESTVSSLRACVNTDCCPLGWVLYRGKCLFISVEKKSWYKSRDDCRSKSAQLLVQGNWPSWTVPVRPFCRLQAISKHENRAFKMLEKIPVDLQAVPEAELCIQDLLASPG from the exons ATGGCCCAGAGCGTGGTCTACGCCGACCTGAAGTTTGCCACGGCCCCTCCACAGTCTGCCGCCGcctgccccgcagcccccagtGAGGACGACAGCCCCTACGAGAACCTGCCGCTGGGGCCAGTGCcggcagagcccagcccag GGCGCTGGCCCCGGCATTGGCGTGTCCCCGTGGGGCTGCTGacagccagcctgctgctgctgctggtggtcgCTGTGGCCCTGGGGGCTTGCT ACTGGCAGGTCACCCGCAGCCTGCGGGACGCCTCCCAGGAGCATGCGGCCGAGCAGGGCCGCCTCTCGCAGGAGGTGAGCGCGCGGGAGCGGAGCCTGGAGCAGACGCGGCTGGAGCTGTCGTGGGCCAGAGCGGAGCTGCAGCGAGCGTGGCAGGAGGGCAACAGCAGCCGCCTGGAGCTGGGGAGCCTGGAGGCTGAGCTAAGGCGCGTCACGGACATCCTGGGGAAGACAGAGAAGGAGATGCAGGAGGTGCAGGGGAAGCTCAACAGCAGCGAGAGCACTGTGAGCAGCCTGCGCGCCTGCGTGAATACAG ATTGCTGCCCCTTGGGCTGGGTGCTCTACAGGGGCAAGTGCCTCTTCATCTCGGTGGAGAAGAAGAGCTGGTACAAGAGCCGTGATGACTGCCGAAGCaaatctgctcagctgctggtCCAAGGCAACTGGCCGTCATGGACCGTGCCG GTACGACCATTCTGCAGACTGCAGGCTATCAGCAAGCATGAAAATAGAGCGTTCAAAATGCTGGAGAAAATACCAGTGGATCTGCAAGCAGTCCCTGAAGCTGAGCTGTGCATTCAAGACCTTCTTGCCTCTCCTGGTTGA
- the LOC142050069 gene encoding uncharacterized protein LOC142050069 isoform X2, with translation MAQSVVYADLKFATAPPQSAAACPAAPSEDDSPYENLPLGPVPAEPSPGRWPRHWRVPVGLLTASLLLLLVVAVALGACYWQVTRSLRDASQEHAAEQGRLSQEVSARERSLEQTRLELSWARAELQRAWQEGNSSRLELGSLEAELRRVTDILGKTEKEMQEVQGKLNSSESTVSSLRACVNTGTTILQTAGYQQA, from the exons ATGGCCCAGAGCGTGGTCTACGCCGACCTGAAGTTTGCCACGGCCCCTCCACAGTCTGCCGCCGcctgccccgcagcccccagtGAGGACGACAGCCCCTACGAGAACCTGCCGCTGGGGCCAGTGCcggcagagcccagcccag GGCGCTGGCCCCGGCATTGGCGTGTCCCCGTGGGGCTGCTGacagccagcctgctgctgctgctggtggtcgCTGTGGCCCTGGGGGCTTGCT ACTGGCAGGTCACCCGCAGCCTGCGGGACGCCTCCCAGGAGCATGCGGCCGAGCAGGGCCGCCTCTCGCAGGAGGTGAGCGCGCGGGAGCGGAGCCTGGAGCAGACGCGGCTGGAGCTGTCGTGGGCCAGAGCGGAGCTGCAGCGAGCGTGGCAGGAGGGCAACAGCAGCCGCCTGGAGCTGGGGAGCCTGGAGGCTGAGCTAAGGCGCGTCACGGACATCCTGGGGAAGACAGAGAAGGAGATGCAGGAGGTGCAGGGGAAGCTCAACAGCAGCGAGAGCACTGTGAGCAGCCTGCGCGCCTGCGTGAATACAG GTACGACCATTCTGCAGACTGCAGGCTATCAGCAAGCATGA
- the CD72 gene encoding B-cell differentiation antigen CD72: MAQSVVYADLRFAKVMGGRSTASQALEAALGMDEAESPYENMQSAPAGQDGDGSQPSPGCWSRWWCILVGLLATCLMLLVATVALGVCYWQVTRSLRDASQEHAAEQGRLSQEVSARERSLEQTRLELSWARAELQRAWQEGNSSRLELGSLDAELRRVMGVLGKTEKEMQEVQGKLNSSESTVAILRSCTAIDCCPSGWLLYRGKCLFISSEKKTWEDSRDECEKKYSQLLITKSWSRWTVPAFLKNADIPYWIGLQKGSFPWYDYGWLEEEGPDGEVISDAWFWVDGSLYERPWQSKSNGSCAIISRGNIKPAQCSSPDDRQLWICEKAAGPSSPFLA, translated from the exons ATGGCCCAGAGCGTGGTTTATGCTGACCTGAGGTTTGCCAAGGTGATGGGGGGCCGGAGCACAGCCAGCCAGGCCCTGGAGGCAG CCCTTGGAATGGATGAGGCAGAGAGCCCCTACGAGAACATGCAGTCGGCGCCTGCCGGGCAAGATGGGGATgggtcccagcccagcccag GGTGCTGGTCCCGGTGGTGGTGCATCCTTGTGGGGCTGCTGGCAACCTGCCTGATGCTGCTGGTGGCCACCGTGGCCCTGGGGGTTTGCT ACTGGCAGGTCACCCGCAGCCTGCGGGACGCCTCCCAGGAGCATGCGGCCGAGCAGGGCCGCCTCTCGCAGGAGGTGAGCGCGCGGGAGCGGAGCCTGGAGCAGACGCGGCTGGAGCTGTCGTGGGCCAGAGCGGAGCTGCAGCGAGCGTGGCAGGAGGGCAACAGCAGCCGCCTGGAGCTGGGGAGCCTGGATGCCGAGCTAAGGCGTGTCATGGGCGTCCTGGGGAAGACAGAGAAGGAGATGCAGGAGGTGCAGGGGAAGCTCAACAGCAGCGAGAGCACTGTGGCCATCCTGCGCTCCTGCACGGCTATAG ATTGCTGCCCTTCAGGCTGGCTGCTGTACAGGGGCAAGTGCCTCTTCATCTCGTCTGAGAAGAAAACATGGGAAGACAGCAGAGATGAATGTGAGAAGAAATATTCTCAGCTCTTGATCACCAAATCCTGGAGTCGCTGGACTGTGCCG gcctTCCTGAAAAATGCGGACATCCCATACTGGATTGGGCTGCAGAAGGGCAGCTTCCCCTGGTATGACTATGGCTGGCTGGAGGAAGAGGGCCCAGACGGTGAGGTGATCTCGGATGCCTGGTTCTGGGTAGATGGCTCCCTTTATGAAAG GCCATGGCAGTCAAAGTCAAATGGGTCCTGTGCCATAATAAGCCGTGGGAACATCAAACCTGCGCAGTGCTCCAGTCCTGATGACCGGCAGCTCTGGATCTGCGAGAAGGCAGCAGGGCCGAGCTCCCCTTTTTTGGCATGA